Proteins encoded by one window of Vibrio panuliri:
- a CDS encoding tRNA-uridine aminocarboxypropyltransferase yields MSRYCSQCGKSLKACICQWIQSLSSNVELIILQHPSEAKRPMGTARILTLSLPNSHYFVGEDFSQHQPLNQLLSQQDVAHFVLYPGESSQEVQTELVKKNHKMRVILLDGTWKKAYKIWQLSSNLQALPLLRLPTELKGNYRIRKAPSDNALSTVEAGFHILTLLEPQRDFTPLLTAFDNMIQFQIEQMPHGVFERNYRG; encoded by the coding sequence ATGTCTCGATATTGTTCTCAATGCGGAAAGTCACTCAAAGCGTGTATTTGTCAATGGATACAAAGCCTATCATCGAATGTTGAGTTAATCATCCTGCAACATCCATCTGAAGCCAAGCGCCCGATGGGTACCGCGCGTATTTTGACGCTTTCGTTGCCCAACAGCCACTATTTTGTTGGTGAAGATTTTAGCCAGCATCAACCGCTAAATCAGTTATTATCGCAGCAAGATGTCGCTCATTTTGTGCTATATCCTGGAGAGTCATCCCAAGAAGTTCAAACTGAGTTGGTGAAGAAGAACCACAAAATGCGGGTGATTTTGCTTGATGGTACCTGGAAGAAGGCCTACAAAATTTGGCAACTGTCGAGCAACTTACAAGCGCTACCACTGTTGCGTTTACCGACCGAGCTGAAGGGGAACTACCGCATTCGTAAAGCGCCGAGTGATAATGCCTTGTCTACGGTGGAAGCGGGATTTCATATTCTGACGCTGCTTGAACCCCAACGAGACTTTACCCCCTTACTGACAGCATTTGACAATATGATTCAGTTTCAAATTGAGCAGATGCCACACGGGGTGTTTGAACGAAATTATCGCGGATAA
- a CDS encoding LysR family transcriptional regulator, with translation MDLNAIAVFAQVVDCGSFTQAAENLDMTKSTVSRKVAELEQHLGVKLLTRSTRSLVLTPEGEKFHQASMQMLEVLNQAELEVSANQDLVRGPLKVVLPVELGHQVLGSYIHQFLHQHPHVTMNLELSNREVDIIGEGIDLYAQIGELVDSTLVSRHLTKSPRVLVASAEYLQQFGTIESYLDLKAPHQQVEVVNKAARIPKWTIEAENGESYPFELPNRLRVNTITACLTACLDGLGVAILPEFICREHFATGKLVRLLPNYAMPEVEVSLVYTDRQLMPKRKKALIDFLLTSFQSRH, from the coding sequence ATGGATTTAAATGCAATTGCGGTATTCGCTCAGGTGGTTGATTGCGGCAGCTTTACTCAAGCGGCTGAAAATCTAGACATGACTAAATCTACGGTGAGCCGCAAGGTGGCGGAGCTTGAGCAGCATTTAGGTGTGAAGCTGCTCACAAGATCGACACGCAGTTTAGTGTTGACGCCGGAGGGAGAGAAATTTCATCAAGCGAGCATGCAAATGTTGGAGGTGCTTAATCAAGCGGAGCTAGAAGTGTCGGCCAACCAAGATTTGGTGCGTGGGCCGCTGAAAGTGGTTTTGCCAGTTGAGCTTGGTCATCAGGTGTTGGGCTCTTATATACACCAATTTCTTCATCAACACCCTCATGTGACGATGAACTTAGAGTTGAGTAACCGTGAAGTGGACATTATTGGTGAGGGGATCGATCTCTATGCTCAAATCGGTGAGTTGGTTGATTCAACGCTAGTTTCTCGCCACTTAACGAAGTCGCCCCGAGTGCTGGTGGCGAGCGCGGAATATTTGCAGCAGTTTGGCACAATAGAAAGTTACCTTGACCTGAAAGCTCCCCATCAACAAGTGGAGGTCGTGAACAAAGCTGCGCGGATTCCTAAGTGGACCATTGAAGCTGAAAACGGTGAGAGCTATCCATTTGAACTGCCTAATCGATTAAGAGTGAATACGATTACTGCCTGCTTAACAGCTTGTCTAGATGGTTTGGGGGTCGCAATTTTACCCGAGTTTATTTGCCGGGAGCATTTTGCGACAGGCAAGCTAGTGCGGTTGTTACCGAACTACGCCATGCCAGAAGTCGAAGTCAGTTTGGTCTATACCGACCGTCAATTGATGCCTAAACGCAAAAAAGCGCTAATTGATTTTCTTTTAACGTCGTTCCAATCGCGCCATTAA
- a CDS encoding adenosine deaminase, translating to MNGETSVNQTQFIQQLPKVELHLHIEGSLEPEMMFALAQRNNIELPFATPEEVKAAYEFNNLQSFLDIYYQGANVLVHEQDFYDLTWAYLKRCQQDNVIHTEIFFDPQTHTSRGIAFATVIEGISRALQEGEKQLGITSRLIMCFLRHLDEQSAFETLEQALPYKEKIIAVGLDSSELGHPPEKFMRVFAKAREEGFLSVAHAGEEGPVSNIYDSLELLNVSRIDHGVRCSDDAVLVAELAEISMPLTVCPLSNTKLKVFEKMEQHNIVELLRQGVRVTINSDDPAYFGGYMTDNFMAVAQSHDVTLQEMAQFTQNAIEASFISNQEKQQLLAKLHAFVERSKQV from the coding sequence ATGAATGGGGAGACAAGCGTGAATCAAACTCAATTTATCCAACAACTGCCAAAAGTTGAACTTCATTTGCATATTGAAGGTTCACTCGAACCCGAAATGATGTTTGCTCTAGCTCAGCGCAATAATATCGAATTGCCATTTGCAACGCCCGAAGAAGTCAAAGCTGCTTATGAGTTTAATAACTTACAGTCCTTTCTAGATATTTATTATCAAGGGGCAAATGTGTTGGTTCATGAGCAAGATTTTTATGATCTGACCTGGGCCTATTTAAAGCGCTGTCAGCAGGACAACGTCATACACACAGAAATCTTTTTTGATCCACAAACACACACTTCACGCGGTATCGCCTTTGCCACGGTCATCGAGGGAATTTCTCGCGCGCTGCAAGAGGGTGAGAAACAGCTTGGTATTACCAGCCGTTTGATTATGTGTTTCCTTCGTCATCTTGATGAGCAAAGTGCATTTGAGACACTCGAACAGGCACTACCTTACAAAGAGAAAATTATTGCCGTGGGTTTGGACTCTTCGGAGCTAGGTCATCCACCGGAAAAGTTTATGCGAGTCTTTGCTAAAGCTCGCGAGGAAGGATTTCTCAGCGTGGCTCATGCCGGAGAGGAAGGCCCGGTCAGCAATATTTATGATAGTTTGGAGCTACTCAATGTTTCGCGTATTGACCACGGTGTGCGCTGCTCTGATGATGCGGTGTTGGTTGCGGAACTGGCAGAAATATCCATGCCGTTAACCGTATGCCCACTGTCGAATACTAAGCTGAAAGTGTTCGAGAAAATGGAGCAACACAATATTGTCGAGTTATTGCGCCAAGGGGTAAGAGTGACAATTAACTCAGATGACCCTGCCTATTTTGGTGGGTATATGACCGATAACTTTATGGCGGTCGCACAAAGTCATGATGTGACGCTGCAAGAAATGGCGCAGTTTACTCAAAATGCGATTGAAGCAAGCTTTATCTCTAATCAAGAAAAGCAGCAACTTTTAGCTAAGTTGCATGCATTTGTTGAACGATCGAAGCAAGTTTAA
- a CDS encoding DHA2 family efflux MFS transporter permease subunit: MPSELELESSKVPMRNWIALFGGLIGAFMAILDIQITNSSLKDIQGALSATLDESSWISTSYLVAEMIAIPLSGWLSKSLGKRRYITWTTVIFTLSSLLCSFSWNMTSMIVFRAMQGFSGGALIPLAFSLVVQLLPIHKRAVGMALFGITATFAPSIGPTFGGWLTENLSWHYIFYINIPPALLMIAMIRYGLDDEKLDLNLLKKADWFGITTMAMGLGCLEVVLEEGNREEWFSSSLIVTLSIISTVSLVYFVINELQHKKPLVNLRLLANTQFAMACTAYLILGMALLGSIYVLPLYLTQIQHYNAMEIGQVLMWMGLPQLLIFPLVPKLTQVIKPKYLVTFGFVMFGFSCYVNTHMSVDFGGQQLILSMVLRAVGSPFIMVPLSLVAMKNIKKIDTPDASTLTNVMRNLGGAFSIAIIATLLDNKTREHLGHIRESITSVSQTGWQTLHQQQAFFMQSGSDAATAMQQAQASLLATMQRDAAIMAYNDVFLVMTGFLALAALLILAMRD; this comes from the coding sequence ATGCCGAGTGAATTAGAACTCGAAAGCTCGAAAGTGCCGATGCGCAATTGGATCGCTTTATTTGGCGGTCTGATTGGCGCGTTTATGGCAATCCTTGATATCCAAATCACCAACTCATCGCTCAAAGATATTCAAGGTGCCCTATCGGCCACTCTCGATGAGAGTTCGTGGATTTCGACCTCCTATCTAGTTGCAGAAATGATCGCCATTCCACTCAGTGGTTGGCTATCTAAATCACTGGGTAAACGCCGCTATATTACTTGGACTACCGTTATTTTTACCCTTTCATCACTGCTCTGTTCTTTCTCTTGGAACATGACGTCGATGATCGTTTTTCGCGCAATGCAAGGTTTTAGCGGCGGCGCCTTAATCCCATTGGCGTTCTCTTTGGTGGTGCAGTTGCTGCCAATCCATAAACGTGCTGTTGGAATGGCGTTGTTTGGTATTACCGCCACCTTTGCGCCATCTATTGGCCCCACCTTTGGTGGTTGGTTAACAGAAAACCTGTCATGGCACTATATTTTCTATATCAATATTCCGCCAGCACTGTTGATGATCGCCATGATTCGCTATGGCTTGGATGATGAGAAACTCGACCTTAATCTACTAAAAAAAGCAGACTGGTTTGGTATCACTACCATGGCGATGGGTCTTGGCTGCTTAGAAGTGGTGCTTGAAGAAGGCAATCGCGAAGAGTGGTTTAGCTCTAGCTTGATCGTCACTTTGAGCATCATATCCACGGTGAGCTTGGTCTATTTTGTGATTAATGAACTTCAGCACAAAAAGCCCCTAGTTAACCTACGCTTACTTGCTAACACCCAGTTTGCAATGGCTTGTACAGCCTATCTTATTTTGGGTATGGCATTACTTGGCTCGATCTATGTACTGCCGCTTTATTTGACGCAAATTCAGCACTATAACGCGATGGAAATTGGTCAAGTCCTGATGTGGATGGGGCTTCCGCAACTGCTGATTTTCCCGTTAGTGCCGAAACTGACTCAGGTCATTAAACCCAAATATCTAGTCACGTTTGGTTTTGTCATGTTTGGCTTTAGTTGCTACGTGAACACGCATATGAGTGTGGATTTTGGCGGACAACAACTGATCCTTTCTATGGTTCTTCGCGCGGTAGGTAGCCCATTTATTATGGTGCCACTCTCTTTGGTTGCGATGAAAAACATTAAAAAGATCGATACGCCCGATGCATCTACCCTAACGAATGTGATGCGCAACCTAGGTGGCGCGTTTAGTATCGCGATTATCGCGACGTTGTTGGATAACAAAACCCGTGAGCATCTTGGCCATATCAGAGAGTCGATCACGAGTGTCAGTCAAACCGGTTGGCAAACGCTCCATCAACAACAAGCGTTCTTTATGCAATCAGGTAGTGACGCTGCAACGGCGATGCAGCAAGCCCAAGCCAGTTTGTTGGCTACCATGCAACGTGACGCCGCCATTATGGCGTACAACGATGTGTTTCTGGTAATGACCGGATTTTTGGCTCTCGCAGCGCTGCTAATCTTAGCAATGAGAGATTAA
- a CDS encoding TetR/AcrR family transcriptional regulator produces MDKRQQIIEVATQLFSEHGFEKTPVSTICEKAEISKGLVFHHFKNKNELLREVFIYISQIIEEADKGDEDAVESDHALELMINSIFDAMTVAEHRKIYQFNFSVMVHPTTRAIVVDLIDERYQGLQASTEAIFHASGYSNAAVVTKMFIAEIDGIAMNYLLNDDFPIEEIRQEFIKKYC; encoded by the coding sequence ATGGATAAACGGCAACAGATCATTGAAGTGGCAACACAGTTATTTTCGGAACACGGGTTTGAAAAGACACCAGTCTCGACTATCTGTGAAAAAGCGGAAATTTCAAAAGGCTTGGTGTTTCATCACTTCAAAAATAAGAATGAACTGTTGAGAGAAGTGTTTATTTACATCTCTCAAATTATCGAAGAAGCGGATAAGGGTGATGAAGATGCTGTTGAGAGTGATCATGCCCTAGAACTCATGATCAATTCAATCTTTGATGCAATGACGGTTGCTGAGCATCGTAAAATTTATCAGTTCAATTTTAGCGTAATGGTTCATCCAACAACCAGAGCCATCGTTGTCGATTTGATTGATGAACGATATCAGGGTTTGCAGGCATCGACTGAAGCAATCTTTCATGCTTCAGGCTATTCAAACGCCGCTGTTGTGACAAAAATGTTCATTGCTGAGATAGATGGTATAGCCATGAACTACCTACTTAATGATGACTTTCCAATTGAAGAAATCCGACAAGAGTTCATCAAAAAATACTGTTAA
- the rrtA gene encoding rhombosortase — MQLILLLVIVSVVCITLQTPSLSTLYEWRADSIAQGDWLRILSGNFTHTNFTHLAMNLAALWIVAFIFRPTARIYGLLLLIISVAVGFGLLFTDTQAYLGLSGSLHGMFIFFALTEALNGRKSSWLLVAGAIIKVTWEQYAGSPLSSEVAINAPVAVDAHLFGLLSGIGFALLYHSRYKNVP, encoded by the coding sequence GTGCAGTTAATCTTACTGTTAGTGATAGTGAGTGTTGTCTGTATAACGCTGCAAACTCCAAGCCTTTCGACACTTTACGAATGGCGGGCCGATTCTATCGCACAAGGAGATTGGTTGCGCATCCTATCAGGAAACTTCACACATACCAACTTTACCCACCTTGCAATGAACCTTGCCGCATTGTGGATTGTCGCATTTATTTTTCGTCCTACTGCTCGGATTTATGGACTATTGCTTCTGATCATAAGCGTCGCCGTTGGATTCGGGCTCTTGTTTACCGATACCCAAGCCTATTTAGGTCTCTCTGGCTCGTTGCACGGTATGTTTATCTTCTTTGCATTGACAGAAGCATTAAACGGACGCAAAAGCAGTTGGCTGCTCGTTGCTGGCGCGATAATTAAAGTGACGTGGGAACAGTATGCTGGCTCACCACTGTCTAGTGAAGTTGCAATCAACGCGCCAGTGGCAGTGGATGCGCACCTTTTTGGCTTACTCAGCGGAATAGGCTTTGCCCTTCTCTATCACTCAAGGTATAAAAACGTACCCTAA
- a CDS encoding anti-phage deoxyguanosine triphosphatase — translation MTFEISTLWQQRHDDEHKIRRDDHRSPYQRDRARILHSAAFRRLQAKTQIHGTSMDDFHRTRLTHSLEAAQIGTGIVAQLKKKQAEFRTLLPSDSLIDSLCLAHDIGHPPYGHGGEVALNYMMRDHGGFEGNAQTFRIVTQLEPYTEHFGMNLVRRTLLGLMKYPALISATQSDSRPAPVTHQRKLRAKEWSPAKGIYDCDSALFDWVLQPLCSEEKALFSQMREESLESHQHQKTRYKSLDCSIMELADDIAYGVHDLEDAIVLGMVTRHQWHEAAASQLAECGAPWFEEHVKSLSEMLFSNQHHQRKDAIGGIVNALLTSISIKPIDAPFQTHLLAFNAVLEPNMANALEILKRFVSLYVIQAPHVQVMEYKGQQIIMDIFEALSADPERLLPLEIRHSWQSLECETQGMRIIADYISAMTDGRAKRLHQQLFSAQ, via the coding sequence ATGACGTTTGAAATCAGCACCTTATGGCAACAACGTCATGATGACGAACATAAGATTCGCCGCGATGACCACCGTAGCCCCTATCAACGAGATCGGGCAAGAATACTGCACTCGGCTGCGTTTCGTCGCCTGCAAGCCAAAACTCAGATCCACGGCACCAGTATGGATGATTTTCACCGTACTCGCTTAACCCATTCGCTGGAAGCGGCTCAAATCGGTACTGGGATTGTTGCACAACTCAAGAAAAAGCAGGCTGAGTTTCGTACCCTACTTCCCTCTGATAGCCTAATTGATTCACTCTGTTTAGCCCACGATATCGGCCACCCTCCATATGGGCATGGTGGCGAAGTGGCGTTGAACTACATGATGCGCGACCACGGTGGTTTTGAAGGTAACGCACAAACATTTCGTATCGTCACCCAACTTGAGCCTTATACCGAACATTTTGGTATGAATCTGGTTAGACGCACACTGCTCGGGCTGATGAAATATCCGGCATTAATCAGCGCAACGCAATCAGACTCAAGGCCCGCGCCAGTGACTCACCAACGCAAACTGCGCGCCAAAGAGTGGTCACCAGCCAAAGGGATTTATGATTGTGATAGTGCCTTGTTTGATTGGGTCCTCCAACCGCTTTGTAGTGAAGAGAAAGCCCTTTTCTCCCAAATGCGTGAAGAATCGCTCGAGAGTCACCAACATCAAAAGACTCGCTACAAGTCTCTCGACTGCTCCATTATGGAGTTGGCCGATGACATCGCGTACGGTGTTCATGACTTGGAAGATGCGATTGTACTTGGGATGGTCACGCGTCATCAGTGGCACGAAGCCGCTGCTAGTCAATTAGCCGAGTGTGGTGCGCCATGGTTTGAAGAGCACGTAAAATCCCTAAGTGAAATGCTGTTCTCTAACCAACATCATCAACGTAAGGACGCGATTGGCGGCATCGTGAATGCGCTACTCACCAGTATCTCCATCAAACCGATTGATGCGCCATTTCAAACCCATTTACTCGCGTTTAATGCTGTGTTGGAGCCAAATATGGCGAACGCACTCGAAATACTTAAACGCTTTGTCAGCCTCTATGTCATCCAAGCACCGCATGTTCAGGTGATGGAGTATAAAGGGCAACAGATCATTATGGATATCTTTGAGGCACTCAGTGCCGATCCAGAACGCTTACTCCCACTAGAGATTCGTCACTCATGGCAAAGCCTTGAGTGTGAGACCCAAGGAATGCGAATTATCGCAGATTACATCTCAGCGATGACTGATGGGCGCGCTAAGCGATTACACCAGCAGTTATTCTCCGCTCAGTAA
- the yfbR gene encoding 5'-deoxynucleotidase, producing the protein MQESHFFAHLARMKLIQRWPLMRSVSTENISEHSLQVAFVAHALALIKNKKFGGTLNPERIAILGMYHDTSEVLTGDLPTPVKYYNPEIAKEYKKIEAAAEQRLLSMLPEEFQQDFAPYLLSHSAHQEDADIVKQADTICAYLKCLEELSAGNHEYALAKKRLDITLKERHSPEMEYFLHTFAPSFELSLDEIS; encoded by the coding sequence ATGCAAGAGAGCCATTTTTTCGCCCACCTCGCCCGCATGAAGTTAATTCAACGTTGGCCATTGATGCGTTCAGTTTCGACTGAAAACATCTCTGAACACAGCCTCCAAGTTGCTTTTGTTGCCCATGCATTAGCATTGATTAAGAATAAGAAGTTTGGTGGGACGCTCAATCCTGAACGGATTGCCATACTTGGTATGTATCACGATACCAGTGAAGTGCTCACAGGGGATCTACCTACTCCGGTTAAGTACTACAATCCAGAAATAGCCAAAGAGTATAAAAAAATTGAAGCAGCAGCCGAGCAGCGCTTGTTATCAATGCTACCGGAAGAGTTTCAACAAGACTTTGCCCCCTATTTGCTGAGCCACTCAGCCCATCAAGAAGATGCCGACATCGTTAAACAAGCCGATACCATTTGTGCTTACTTAAAGTGTTTAGAAGAGCTCAGCGCAGGCAACCATGAATATGCATTAGCCAAAAAACGTCTCGATATTACGTTAAAAGAACGCCATAGCCCTGAAATGGAGTACTTTCTGCATACGTTCGCCCCAAGCTTTGAACTCTCTTTAGATGAAATAAGCTAA
- a CDS encoding GNAT family N-acetyltransferase: protein MSSYRYLRLVNMVSKERVKMMSNKDLGRNNYMRNDVSFRAYSSNDKSACLDIFDTNCPAYFATNERQDYADYLDSNPEGYEVCLLNGDVVGAFGLSSRTSDIQGLNWILISSNYRGKGLGHQFMLRAMNKAEQLGAKQIKIATSHLSAPFFARYGATEVTNIPDGWGKGMHRIDMDLFVGI, encoded by the coding sequence GTGTCGTCGTACCGATACTTACGTTTAGTCAATATGGTGAGCAAAGAACGTGTTAAGATGATGAGTAACAAAGACTTAGGACGGAATAACTATATGCGAAATGACGTTAGCTTTAGAGCTTATTCTTCAAATGATAAGAGTGCTTGCTTGGACATTTTTGATACAAACTGTCCTGCGTATTTCGCAACAAATGAGCGACAGGACTACGCAGACTATTTGGATAGTAACCCAGAGGGTTATGAAGTTTGCCTGCTAAATGGCGATGTCGTTGGTGCGTTTGGTTTGAGCTCCCGCACTAGTGATATTCAAGGGTTGAACTGGATTTTAATTTCGTCTAACTATCGCGGTAAGGGGCTTGGTCATCAGTTTATGCTAAGAGCAATGAACAAAGCAGAACAGCTAGGCGCCAAGCAAATAAAAATAGCGACCAGTCACTTATCGGCTCCTTTTTTTGCAAGATATGGTGCGACAGAAGTGACCAACATACCGGATGGATGGGGAAAGGGGATGCATAGAATCGACATGGATCTTTTCGTTGGTATCTAA
- a CDS encoding CatB-related O-acetyltransferase, with protein MDENNLFPIKDFKNTVLLKPLIAQSSVTNVHAGEYSYYSDFEDPTNFLTKNVLYNFGISGNSLYIGKFCAFASGVQFIMPDANHATSGITTFPFAIFGDKWADALPLSNYPFKKHKDTVIGNDVWLGYDVTVMPGVSIGHGSIIGSKSVVSTDIPPYSIAVGNPAKVVKTRFNDADQERLLKLAWWDWEVEIIEQAIPILVKGDIASLREFAKQNGMII; from the coding sequence ATGGATGAAAACAACCTTTTCCCTATAAAAGATTTCAAGAACACTGTCTTATTGAAACCTCTTATCGCTCAAAGCAGTGTGACTAATGTACATGCTGGAGAATATAGTTACTACAGTGACTTTGAAGACCCAACCAACTTCTTAACTAAGAATGTGCTGTACAATTTTGGTATTTCAGGGAACTCACTTTATATCGGAAAATTCTGTGCATTTGCTAGTGGCGTTCAATTCATAATGCCTGATGCAAATCACGCCACTTCTGGTATCACGACCTTTCCATTTGCTATTTTTGGCGATAAATGGGCTGACGCTTTGCCCTTATCAAACTACCCATTTAAAAAGCACAAGGACACTGTTATAGGAAATGACGTTTGGTTGGGTTACGACGTTACCGTCATGCCCGGAGTGTCCATTGGCCATGGTTCAATTATTGGTTCTAAATCGGTCGTATCAACAGACATCCCACCATATAGCATCGCGGTTGGTAATCCGGCAAAGGTCGTTAAAACTAGGTTTAATGATGCAGACCAAGAACGGCTACTAAAGCTTGCATGGTGGGATTGGGAAGTAGAAATCATTGAGCAAGCCATACCAATCTTGGTGAAAGGTGATATCGCCAGTTTACGAGAGTTTGCTAAACAAAATGGAATGATAATCTAG
- the agaR gene encoding transcriptional repressor AgaR, translating to MTTTAQRREEILHHIQTHQKGEVNYFAERYNVSEVTIRNDLNHLEKRGCVTRCYGGALLNNQFAFDQPLNDKKQLNSTIKAKLGEYAASLINDGDKVILDSGSTTEQIAYHLEEKHNLVIMTNGINIAYHLANQNNVSVMITGGAMRKNSYSVHGTGGEEFLTGYRFNKLFLGVDGFDKSAGVTTPHQGEADINRKMIEAAQTVIAVTDSSKFNRQSFCLIARPEQLNMLITDSGIPQDYVDELTAMGVDVRIVA from the coding sequence ATGACCACCACAGCTCAACGTCGCGAAGAAATTCTTCATCATATTCAAACCCACCAGAAAGGTGAGGTGAACTATTTTGCCGAACGTTACAACGTATCGGAAGTGACTATTCGCAATGACCTCAATCATTTAGAAAAAAGAGGCTGTGTCACTCGATGCTATGGTGGAGCCTTACTTAATAACCAGTTTGCCTTTGACCAACCTCTTAACGACAAAAAACAACTTAACAGCACAATCAAAGCCAAACTCGGAGAATACGCAGCCTCTCTGATTAATGATGGCGATAAGGTGATCCTCGACTCTGGTTCAACAACCGAGCAGATTGCTTATCATCTTGAAGAAAAGCATAACCTAGTCATTATGACTAACGGCATTAACATCGCTTACCATCTGGCAAACCAAAACAACGTTTCGGTTATGATCACCGGAGGCGCGATGCGCAAGAACTCTTATTCAGTACATGGTACTGGTGGTGAAGAGTTTCTTACTGGTTACCGCTTTAATAAGTTGTTTCTCGGTGTGGATGGTTTTGATAAGTCCGCAGGGGTGACCACGCCCCATCAAGGCGAAGCTGATATCAACCGTAAAATGATAGAAGCGGCACAAACTGTCATTGCTGTGACTGACTCATCGAAGTTTAACCGCCAAAGCTTTTGCCTTATCGCACGCCCTGAGCAACTGAATATGCTGATCACCGACAGCGGTATCCCACAAGACTATGTTGATGAACTAACAGCGATGGGTGTCGATGTGCGAATCGTGGCCTGA
- a CDS encoding HlyD family secretion protein, with product MADSTAPTQAPKTKKTRKAPMIATAIMLSLGLLGGSYWFGYGQYFESTDNAYLQGDITNISPKVSGYIVKSYVVDNQTVKQGDLLVEIDDRDFQAALDQAIAHLSVTKASVDNLIAQQNLQHSQINQAQSRVDSAQAEYDRAIQQVARSRSLLKRNYASQDEVDSMLAQQKVTRAELEEAKANLVASNDQLAVIASQIKQAQASVTEAQAQLEQAQLNIDYTKIYAPADGIIGKRSVRQGLLVQAGTPLMSLVPNNQIWIEANFKETQLSGIHKGQKVTVELDAFPRQPLEGVVDSFSPATGAKFALLPPENATGNFTKIVQRVPVKIVLPADNALQGRLLPGLSVVATIDTRG from the coding sequence ATGGCTGACAGCACTGCCCCAACCCAAGCACCGAAAACAAAAAAAACGCGCAAAGCCCCAATGATAGCAACAGCAATTATGCTTTCACTTGGTCTGCTAGGTGGCAGTTACTGGTTTGGCTACGGACAGTACTTTGAATCTACCGATAACGCCTACCTGCAAGGTGACATTACAAACATCAGTCCAAAAGTCTCTGGCTATATCGTCAAATCTTACGTAGTCGATAACCAGACCGTTAAGCAAGGGGATCTGCTGGTTGAAATTGATGACCGCGACTTTCAGGCTGCATTAGACCAAGCCATTGCGCACCTTAGTGTCACTAAAGCGAGTGTCGATAACCTTATCGCTCAGCAAAATCTACAACATAGTCAAATCAACCAAGCGCAAAGCCGTGTTGACTCAGCCCAAGCTGAATATGATCGTGCCATTCAACAAGTGGCTCGATCACGCAGCCTGTTAAAGCGCAACTATGCGTCCCAAGACGAAGTCGACAGCATGTTAGCGCAACAAAAAGTCACCCGTGCCGAGCTAGAAGAAGCTAAAGCAAACCTTGTCGCCAGCAATGATCAATTGGCGGTAATCGCCAGCCAGATCAAACAAGCGCAAGCGTCGGTCACCGAAGCTCAAGCACAACTGGAGCAAGCTCAACTCAATATTGATTACACCAAAATTTATGCCCCTGCCGACGGTATTATCGGTAAACGAAGTGTGCGCCAAGGCCTCCTTGTCCAAGCGGGCACACCATTGATGAGCTTAGTACCAAACAATCAGATCTGGATTGAAGCAAACTTTAAAGAAACGCAACTTAGCGGTATTCACAAAGGGCAAAAAGTCACCGTAGAACTGGATGCTTTCCCCAGGCAGCCATTAGAAGGGGTAGTAGACAGTTTCTCCCCTGCCACTGGTGCAAAGTTCGCTTTGCTACCCCCTGAAAATGCAACAGGTAACTTCACTAAAATTGTGCAACGTGTACCAGTAAAAATCGTGTTGCCTGCAGATAACGCATTGCAAGGACGACTGCTTCCTGGGCTATCGGTGGTTGCGACTATCGATACTCGAGGCTAA